A genomic region of Taeniopygia guttata chromosome 28, bTaeGut7.mat, whole genome shotgun sequence contains the following coding sequences:
- the POLE4 gene encoding DNA polymerase epsilon subunit 4: protein MAAAAAVPGPGPGPGPGPGPAEPPAPGEEEAGAGPQGPGPARLARLPLARVKALVKADPDVTLASQEAVFVLARATELFVETIAKDAYVYAQQGKRKTLQRKDLDNAIEAIDEFAFLEGALD, encoded by the exons AtggcagcggcggcggccgtgccggggccggggccggggccggggccggggccggggcccgCCGAGCCGCCGGCGCccggggaggaggaggcgggcgcggggccgcaGGGCCCGGGGCCGGCCCGCCTGGCCCGGCTGCCGCTGGCGCGGGTGAAGGCGCTGGTGAAGGCGGACCCGGACGTCACCCTGGCCAGCCAGGAGGCCGTGTTCGTGCTGGCGCGGGCCACG GAGCTGTTTGTTGAAACCATAGCCAAAGATGCTTACGTGTATGCCCagcaaggaaaaaggaaaacactgcAAAGAAAAGACCTGG ATAATGCCATTGAAGCTATTGATGAATTTGCTTTTTTGGAAG GTGCTTTGGACTAA
- the LOC100217480 gene encoding bone morphogenetic protein 2 isoform X1, translating to MCHSCPWQSCGAGRAGSCWGRCTFPVSYKCSTGAAGELCGDSEHRAMLGTVLLLLLALLRAACPSPASGASRRAEALKKLLEVFGMEDPPAPPTHFKQPPQYMVDLFNTVANADGVTKNPDILEGNTVRSFLDKTHSEEMRFLFVLSSVAKNEKILTAELHLFRLWPRVTDGPKRHHFCQVSVYQVLEKDKPDTPGGKKLLAARLVSLQTSGWEVFAITPAVRDWTEDESSNQGLLVTVQGLGGSPLDPPPLQFASGRSHHESKKPMLVLFTDDGRRGASLPTAGSPDLKPQAPDLPAKMPVPKLGRTRSTRSLDRLQPCQRHPLSVDFEEIGWSGWIISPRGYNAFHCKGSCPFPLGENMRPTNHATVQSIINALKLSEGVSSPCCVPDKLYSINLLYFDDDENVVLKQYDDMVAGSCGCH from the exons ATGTGCCACTCGTGTCCCTGGCAAAGCTGTGGGGCAGGAAGAGCAGGGAGTTGCTGGGGCAGG TGCACCTTTCCAGTGAGTTATAAATGCAGCACCGGGGCGGCGGGGGAGTTGTGCGGGGACAGCGAGCACAGAGCCATGCTGGGGAccgtcctgctgctgctgctggccctgctcagggcgGCGTGCCCCAGCCCGGCCAGCGGGGCGAGCCGGAGGGCTGAGGCGCTGAAGAAACTCCTGGAAGTCTTTGGCATGGAAGACCCGCCGGCCCCCCCAACTCACTTCAAGCAGCCACCCCAGTACATGGTGGATCTATTCAACACTGTCGCCAATGCGGATGGTGTCACCAAGAACCCTGACATCCTGGAGGGCAACACCGTCCGCAGTTTCCTGGATAAAA CTCACAGCGAGGAGATGCGGTTCCTGTTCGTCCTCTCCAGCGTGGCCAAGAACGAGAAGATCCTGACGGCAGAGCTGCACCTCTTCCGCCTCTGGCCGAGGGTCACAGACGGGCCCAAAAGGCACCACTTCTGCCAG GTCAGTGTGTACCAGGTGCTGGAGAAAGATAAGCCAGACACCCCTGGAGGGAAGAAGCTGCTGGCAGCACGGCTTGTCTCACTGCAAACCTCGGGCTGGGAGGTTTTTGCCATCACGCCAGCT GTTCGTGACTGGACCGAAGATGAAAGCAGCAACCAGGGCTTGCTGGTGACGGTCCAGGGCCTGGGGGGGAGCCCGCTTGATCCCCCACCACTGCAGTTTGCATCTGGTCGGAGTCACCACGAGAGCAAGAAGCCCATGTTGGTCCTTTTCACGGACGATGGGCGCCGCGGAGCGTCGCTGCCCACAGCCGGCTCCCCAG ATTTAAAGCCTCAGGCTCCCGATCTCCCAGCCAAGATGCCGGTGCCCAAGCTGGGCAGGACACGCAGCACACGCTCGCTGGAccggctccagccctgccagagaCATCCCTTGTCTGTGGACTTCGAGGAGATTGGCTGGTCTGGCTGGATCATCTCACCACGGGGGTACAACGCCTTCCACTGCAAAGgctcctgccccttccctctgGGCGAGAACATGCGGCCCACAAACCATGCCACAGTGCAGTCCATCATCAACGCCCTGAAGCTGAGCGAGGGCGTCAGCAGCCCCTGCTGTGTGCCTGACAAGCTCTACTCCATCAACCTCCTGTACTTCGATGATGACGAGAACGTGGTCCTCAAGCAGTACGATGACATGGTGGCCGGGAGCTGCGGCTGCCActga
- the LOC100217480 gene encoding bone morphogenetic protein 2 isoform X2: MLGTVLLLLLALLRAACPSPASGASRRAEALKKLLEVFGMEDPPAPPTHFKQPPQYMVDLFNTVANADGVTKNPDILEGNTVRSFLDKTHSEEMRFLFVLSSVAKNEKILTAELHLFRLWPRVTDGPKRHHFCQVSVYQVLEKDKPDTPGGKKLLAARLVSLQTSGWEVFAITPAVRDWTEDESSNQGLLVTVQGLGGSPLDPPPLQFASGRSHHESKKPMLVLFTDDGRRGASLPTAGSPDLKPQAPDLPAKMPVPKLGRTRSTRSLDRLQPCQRHPLSVDFEEIGWSGWIISPRGYNAFHCKGSCPFPLGENMRPTNHATVQSIINALKLSEGVSSPCCVPDKLYSINLLYFDDDENVVLKQYDDMVAGSCGCH; the protein is encoded by the exons ATGCTGGGGAccgtcctgctgctgctgctggccctgctcagggcgGCGTGCCCCAGCCCGGCCAGCGGGGCGAGCCGGAGGGCTGAGGCGCTGAAGAAACTCCTGGAAGTCTTTGGCATGGAAGACCCGCCGGCCCCCCCAACTCACTTCAAGCAGCCACCCCAGTACATGGTGGATCTATTCAACACTGTCGCCAATGCGGATGGTGTCACCAAGAACCCTGACATCCTGGAGGGCAACACCGTCCGCAGTTTCCTGGATAAAA CTCACAGCGAGGAGATGCGGTTCCTGTTCGTCCTCTCCAGCGTGGCCAAGAACGAGAAGATCCTGACGGCAGAGCTGCACCTCTTCCGCCTCTGGCCGAGGGTCACAGACGGGCCCAAAAGGCACCACTTCTGCCAG GTCAGTGTGTACCAGGTGCTGGAGAAAGATAAGCCAGACACCCCTGGAGGGAAGAAGCTGCTGGCAGCACGGCTTGTCTCACTGCAAACCTCGGGCTGGGAGGTTTTTGCCATCACGCCAGCT GTTCGTGACTGGACCGAAGATGAAAGCAGCAACCAGGGCTTGCTGGTGACGGTCCAGGGCCTGGGGGGGAGCCCGCTTGATCCCCCACCACTGCAGTTTGCATCTGGTCGGAGTCACCACGAGAGCAAGAAGCCCATGTTGGTCCTTTTCACGGACGATGGGCGCCGCGGAGCGTCGCTGCCCACAGCCGGCTCCCCAG ATTTAAAGCCTCAGGCTCCCGATCTCCCAGCCAAGATGCCGGTGCCCAAGCTGGGCAGGACACGCAGCACACGCTCGCTGGAccggctccagccctgccagagaCATCCCTTGTCTGTGGACTTCGAGGAGATTGGCTGGTCTGGCTGGATCATCTCACCACGGGGGTACAACGCCTTCCACTGCAAAGgctcctgccccttccctctgGGCGAGAACATGCGGCCCACAAACCATGCCACAGTGCAGTCCATCATCAACGCCCTGAAGCTGAGCGAGGGCGTCAGCAGCCCCTGCTGTGTGCCTGACAAGCTCTACTCCATCAACCTCCTGTACTTCGATGATGACGAGAACGTGGTCCTCAAGCAGTACGATGACATGGTGGCCGGGAGCTGCGGCTGCCActga
- the LOC100228103 gene encoding potassium voltage-gated channel subfamily V member 2: MRQQWTRRASLSASLKIGDHWGHCRTQEEEESYIPFAQDSLVRQWNSMQNVADGKQEKSQTPIQRNKYLLNINVGGKLFQIAYKVLARYPVTRLGKLALYTDPVKKLQLCDDYLVQKNEYFFDRDPSIFHYIFHFYRSGVLWVMDEMCPSNFVEEIEYWGIHLKYSQRCCRILLEEKRDELSEYLKIEKELEAELEPLESGTQFDGKFLGPFRKMVWNLIENPYSSVPAKIIAVMSSFFVLISIVGMTLSTVEEMKNKTGKMWMEQMEMICAIFFTSEYLMRLISSSSFKNFLRAAFNAIDLVAILPFYIQILFENLDDGDMQYHEELHKVENVSKLGKVLKLIKLMRIFRILKLARHSTGLRAFSFTMRQCYQQVCCLLLFIAMGVFTFSALIHSVEHDVPGTDFTSIPCAWWWAAVSLSTVGYGDTVPDTILGRMVAFVCISFGIILNGMPISILYNKFSDYYAKLKAHEMSQSLQLSRRIRLKERVLRKFSECWSADPRYYR, translated from the exons ATGAGGCAGCAGTGGACCAGACGTGCGAGTCTCTCGGCCAGCCTGAAGATAGGGGATCACTGGGGCCACTGCCGGACccaagaggaggaggaatcCTACATCCCATTTGCACAGGACAGCCTGGTAAGACAATGGAACTCCATGCAGAACGTGGCAGATGGTAAGCAGGAGAAGAGCCAGACTCCCATCCAAAGGAACAAATACCTTCTCAACATTAACGTGGGTGGCAAATTGTTCCAGATAGCTTATAAGGTACTGGCCCGGTATCCTGTCACCCGGCTTGGGAAGCTGGCGCTCTATACAGACCCCGTGAagaagctgcagctctgtgatgACTACTTGGTGCAGAAGAATGAGTACTTCTTTGATAGAGATCCCTCCATTTTCCACTACATCTTCCACTTCTACCGCAGTGGGGTCCTGTGGGTGATGGATGAGATGTGCCCCAGTAATTTCGTGGAGGAAATCGAGTACTGGGGAATCCATCTGAAATACTCCCAGCGCTGCTGCCGGATCCTGTTAGAGGAAAAGCGAGATGAACTCAGTGAGTACCTGAAAATAgagaaggagctggaggcagaaCTGGAGCCCCTGGAGTCAGGGACGCAGTTTGATGGCAAATTTCTGGGTCCGTTTCGGAAAATGGTCTGGAACCTCATTGAGAACCCGTACTCTTCTGTCCCAGCCAAGATCATTGCTGTTATGTCGAGCTTCTTTGTGCTTATCTCCATTGTGGGCATGACACTGAGCACAGTGGAGGAGATGAAAAACAAGACAGGGAAAATGTGGATGGAGCAGATGGAGATGATCTGTGCCATCTTCTTCACCTCTGAATACCTCATGCGGCTCATATCCTCCTCCAGCTTCAAGAACTTTCTGCGGGCAGCGTTTAATGCTATAGACCTGGTGGCCATCCTGCCCTTCTACATCCAGATCCTCTTTGAAAATCTGGACGATGGAGACATGCAATACCATGAGGAGCTGCACAAGGTGGAGAATGTGAGCAAACTGGGCAAAGTCCTCAAGCTCATCAAGCTCATGAGGATCTTCCGCATCCTCAAGCTGGCACGTCACTCCACTGGCCTCCGGGCCTTCAGCTTCACCATGCGCCAGTGCTACCAGCAGGtttgctgcctcctcctcttcatTGCCATGGGGGTCTTCACCTTCTCTGCTCTCATACACTCGGTGGAACACGATGTCCCTGGCACTGACTTCACCAGTATCCCCTGCGCGTGGTGGTGGGCAGCG gTCAGCCTCTCCACTGTGGGCTATGGAGACACTGTGCCTGACACAATACTCGGCAGGATGGTGGCATTTGTCTGCATCTCCTTCGGCATCATCCTCAATGGAATGCCCATCTCCATCCTCTACAACAAATTTTCTGACTACTATGCCAAGCTGAAGGCCCATGAGATGAGCCAGTCACTTCAGCTTTCCAGGAGGATCCGCCTCAAAGAGCGAGTCCTGCGGAAGTTCTCAGAGTGCTGGAGCGCTGACCCCCGCTATTACCGCTGA
- the CD320 gene encoding CD320 antigen, which translates to MAGPRLLPPGLPVLLLLPLALPPPLSAGNAAPARCRPDQFQCAPDALCFPQDWRCDGHPDCEDGEDERGCGTAAEPSAGGPAVTPPSSSAVPPTGNAEPSAMPEVSVPSSSQDYTWILIVAGLLIILVAAGSVAVWGLSKTKRRSDTFSLDKASREQLMAGKCQKGSLP; encoded by the exons ATGGCCGGGCCGCGACTGCTGCCGCCGGGGCTcccggtgctgctgctgctgccgctggcgctgccgccgccgctctcTGCGGGCAACG CCGCCCCGGCCCGCTGCCGCCCGGACCAGTTCCAGTGCGCGCCCGACGCGCTCTGCTTCCCCCAGGACTGGCGCTGCGACGGCCACCCCGACTGTGAGGACGGCGAGGACGAGCGGGGCTGCGGGACCGCGGCCGAGCCGAGTGCCGGCGGCCCCGCGGTGACCCCGCCGAGCAGCTCGGCGGTGCCGCCCACCGGCAACGCAG AGCCTTCAGCTATGCCTGAGGTCTCTGTGCCATCGAGCAGTCAAGATTACACATGGATCTTGATTGTTGCAG GGCTCTTGATCATCCTGGTAGCGGCAGGTTCTGTTGCTGTGTGGGGTCTGTCCAAAACAAAACGCAGATCTGACACCTTCAGTCTTGACAAAGCATCCAGGGAACAGCTGATGGCTGGCAAGTGCCAGAAAGGCTCCTTGCCCTGA